From one Nitrosococcus halophilus Nc 4 genomic stretch:
- a CDS encoding ATP synthase subunit I, which translates to MSYAAKVLRATLRRLLVVQLFLVLPVVLAYAAIKGGESALAAGYGGGIALINTAIMAWRVSRTNSKRALAELYIGASIRFGGTLLLMAIGMGVLKLDPLALLLGFAAAQLGYLFNRVPMNTPH; encoded by the coding sequence ATGAGCTATGCAGCGAAAGTGCTGCGCGCGACTTTGCGCAGACTGCTGGTTGTTCAGCTGTTTTTAGTACTCCCGGTAGTACTGGCTTATGCTGCTATTAAGGGTGGCGAAAGTGCGCTGGCAGCGGGATATGGTGGGGGTATTGCCTTAATCAATACCGCCATCATGGCCTGGCGAGTAAGTCGGACTAACAGCAAGCGAGCTTTAGCTGAACTCTACATCGGAGCGAGCATTCGCTTTGGGGGAACTTTGCTTTTGATGGCAATTGGTATGGGAGTGTTGAAGTTAGATCCGTTAGCGTTATTGCTTGGCTTTGCTGCGGCCCAGTTAGGCTACCTGTTTAATCGCGTACCTATGAATACGCCCCATTAG